The Equus quagga isolate Etosha38 unplaced genomic scaffold, UCLA_HA_Equagga_1.0 1080_RagTag, whole genome shotgun sequence DNA segment TTGGAAAGTTACTGGTCAAGATTTATATGATATTTCTcatgaatagattaaaaaattctttaaatgtagTCAGCAGCCATCTTATAACTTCAAGAGGCATACTTACGTGGAAAAGTAAGAGACTGATGGTGAAAAGGTGCTTCCTCAGTCACCACCACCATTTCTATCTTCTGATAACATAACCTCTGACTTAGACCCTGAGCATCGATGAATCAGTGGATGCTCTGTGATGCTGGGAGTCTACCTTATCTGAAAGGAATGACACAATGTAAGTATTCTGTAAACACTtgtcaatgaatgaataagtaaaaattaaacttaCAATACACCTCTCCAGAATATTTCCCATTATTTTAGAGTTAAACTGCTTCTGATCTCTGAAATTAGCATCTACAAAAGAATTGATGGAGCTAAAGACACAGAAAAGCACTTTGGATAGTTGGGGAAGACTATGAAGTCTTGAGCAGAATGATTATGGAGAATTATAAGATGTGACTTTGGGGAGGTAGCCTGGTTCCAAGTAATCCAAGGAACTGTAGGTCAAGTATCCCAGGAGATTGGATTTTATTGATTATGTGAGAGAAATGCACTGTAGGGGTTTTGAAAAGGGAAGTGATATGATTTAAATAAGACATAAAGAAGAATATTTGGGCTGCTTCATGAGAATAAATCATTGAAGGCCagaacaaaagcagagagaacttGCAAGAGGCTACTACAGCTGACCAGGAAGGCAATGGGTGTTGTGGTAATTATCAATTTtgcaacatattttaaagaaagagtcaGCAGgacttattaaatttttttataaataaattgagTGAATAAGGGAGTGCAGAATACTATCAGATTTAAATTCTGAACAATAACATGGAAGGTGGTACCATTTAATTAAATAGGAAACACCTAGGAAGGAATAGatttattatagtatattaaaaatttagCTTTACAAATGCTAAATTGACATCTAATTGGAGATATCAGTTAGTTTCATATACAGCTTTGAAAATTAGGAGAGAGATAGAGGCAGAAGTCATACAATTTTGGAAAGCTTTAGCATTTATAATTCAGGAAAGGCAGGAAGATCTGAGTAAAGACACTAAGAAGATTTCAGGGATTTGGTAGAAAATCTGGGACAGTGATTATTATGGGTCATATGCTATGTCAGAAGACACAATTATGATTCCATTgaatcctcccaaaattcatatgttgacatcctaacccccagtacctcagaatgtgaccttgtttgggcatagggtctttacagaggtaataaAGTACAAATAAGATCATTAGGGTGGGCATGAATCCAACATGACTAGTAATTTTATCAAAAGAGGAAATCTGGATGCTTACAGGGAGAATACCATATGAACATAAATATGGTCATCAACAAGCCAAGGAACAGGTCCTTCCCTTCCAATTTTTAGAAGGAATCAACACTGTCAACACCTTGAATTTGAATTCCTAGCATCCAGAATGGTGAGATGAtaagtttctattgtttaagccatccagtttatgCTTCTTTGTCATGGtagctctagcaaactaatacagattttgtgCTGAGAAGTGGAGGTGCTgctgtaatatatttcaaaaaatgtggAACTGGCTTTGGGATTGATTAATGGGTAGATGTTGTAGAAAAAACCTATGCCTTGTgagaatgttggtagaaatatgggcATTGAAAGTTGATTCTAGTGAGGGCTCAGGAAGGAAATAGGAATgctatagaaaaaatatttgtcctCTGAAAGAATACATATATCATCATGAACATAATGTTGCTAAAAATTGAATATTAAAGCTGAAGTCTCAAGCGGAAATGAATATCTCTTTGGAAACTGGAGGAAGTGCAATTATTGTTATAGAGTGGAAGCTCTAGCAACTAATACAGTGATCTTTGGTCTATAGCCTTCCATTCATAATTCGCACTACTGACTTTGAATATGTAAATTATCTTGAGTTCTCAGTCTAACACTTTTGTGACTTTATACATAGTTCATCGTTTAACGaattcccttccccttctctcttgttctctcactTCTCCCTTAAAGCTCTGTGGAAGTactgcttcctctgggaagcacTCCTAGATCCTAGCTTGATTTAGATGTTCCTTAGtacaacacaaatatatttacaatGATATTTACTAATTTGATCTTTAATTGTCTGATCCCCTGGTTATACATGAAATCACTGAGAGTAGGGAACCAATCCTATTCAATATGGTAATACCAATATTTATGGCAGGTTGTTTGACACAAACACATCCTCCATAGATATTTTTTTgattggagattaaacaaaaggttaaatttaaaatacttttaaagatttttttcttgttttacaggTAAACTAATATCTGAAATCAGCACTTAAAAAAGAATAGATGGAACCAGAGAACAATGTGACTTACTTTGTCCTCTTGGGCCTCACACAGAATCCAAAGGAGCAGAAAGttctttttgttatgtttttgctCTTCTACATTTTGACCATGGTGGGCAACATGCTTATTGTTGTGACTGTAACTTTTAGTAGGACCCTGGGCTcacccatgtacttctttcttGCCAGTCTATCATTTATGGATTCCATTTATTCTTCAGTCATTTCCCCCAAATTGATTTCAGACttgttctttggggaaaatacCCTATCCTTCAGATTTTGTATGGCCCAGCTGTTTACAGAGCACTTTTTTGGTGGATCAGAGGTCTTTCTTCTGTtggtgatggcctatgaccgctatgtggccatctgtaagccctCGCATTATTTGGTTATCATGAGGCAATGGGTGTGTGTTGTATTACTGGTAGTGTCCTGGGTTGGAGGTTTTCTTCACTCAGTAATTCAACTTAGCACTATTTACGGGCTCCCATTTTGTGGGCCCAATGTCATTGATCACTTTCTCTGTGACATGTACCCCTTACTGAAACTTGTCTGTACTGACACCCGTGTCGTTGGCCTCTTAGTGGTGGCCAATGGAGGACTGATTTGCACTATTGTGTTTCTGCTCTTACTCATCTCTTATGGTGTCGTCTTGCGCTCTCTAAAGAATCTTAGTCAGGAAGGGAGGCGGAAAGCCCTCCAGACCTGTGGTTCCCACATCACTGTGGTTGTCTTCTTCTTTGTTCCCTGTATTTTCATGTATGCAAGACCTGCAGAGACCTTCCCCATTGACAAATCATTGAGTGTGTTTTATACAGTCATAACCCCCATGTTGAACCCATTAATCTACACTCTGAGAAATTCTGAGATGAATAATGCTATGAAGAAGGTCTGGAGAAGAAATTTCCTAGCTCATAGTAAATAAGTTTGACATTCACCATGAAGAGAGTCCTTTGACTTTAGGGCTCATCTCCTTGGAACCCAAGAGTCTTCTTAAAACTTATCCACCTATCCTTTCCTTTAACAGCATTtatcataattataataaataattctgtATGATTAGATTATTAATGACAGTTTATTTGCTTAATGCCACTCTATAATGTCTTATTTATCACTTCACCTAGAAACCTGTAATGCATATACAGCAAGAAGTCAATAAGAAATATATagtgaatgaaatatttatagttaaactaatatttaattaatttatgcatttatttaatttttttctgcaattagttttactttttagctGGATTATTTATTAccctttcctgttcttttttcctaaCTGAAACATTTAATGATATGTAGAATGTTCTCTTTGTTTAATTtcattatatatgaaatatttagcatGTAacacttctgctttttaaaataaataaattgaaagttcaataataacataaaaatataaaccacatgaaataatatgtgaaaaacaaatttctattcCATCCCCATTAGTGTTTCCCAGTGTTCCTCCCCAGAGTAGTCATGAAAGCCTGTCTTAAGATTCTTCAAGGATTAATCTTTGCAAATACAAATGTGTTTACATACATGCTTGATATTTTTTTGTATGTCTATGTGTAAACATTTACAACTTTACTACTCATCATCTTGACTATCTTTCCATACCAGTTCATTTAGATCTAACTCATTCTTAGTTGTTCTCATACTGtataattttctcttataataaTACTAGAATTAATGTATCCAGTATTCTTCATATTGTTTTTAATCCTTTTCTCTCACATATAATTCtgcaataaatatatgttttgaatATATGTTCCTAGAAATGTTAGTTACTAGGAATAGAATTTTTCAGTCTAGagtatatgtatttaaaaagttgATATTCATAGTTGTTGCCAAAGTGACATCCATGAAGTTGTACCAAGTACACTTCTGCCCACAGTTTTGGAAATTATCTGCTCATCCACATTCTCAACAACTAGCGCTTGGTAAACATTTATGCTATACAACAATCTCATTCATAAAAGGAATTATAATTAGTTTGTATACTTTAATTGAAGTTCTTTCAATGTAATTGATTTAAGCATATTTTCACATGTTTAAagttaatgtatttctttctctttgaattgtctataaattttttttttttttgaggaagattagctctgagctaacatctacagcCAATCCTTCtgttttggctgaggaagactggccccgattaacatccatgcccatcttcttctactttatatgtgggatgcctgtcacagcatggcctgatgagcagtgccatgtctgtgcctgggatccaaaccagagaacccaggccgctgaagcagagcacgtgatcTTCACTATTCCGTTAACTGGCCTGGCcctttataaatgatttttaaactattttcttcaATTGTTGGTCTTTTCCATACTGATTTTTATGAGGAattatatattaaggaaataatcTCTTTCATGTACGTGATTTGATTTTGACCTTCTTATGgtatgtagaattttttttcttggctaggtagaattttttaatattcacCTAGTCAGATTTATAAAtggtttttgatatttttatcttccttaaaaatttttcaacACTTCAATCTAACCATAATATTTCCCCACATTTTTTAGAAGTTAATATTTTCTTAGCATTTTTGcggttttatattttatatgaaatttttgatctatttgatgtttattttgaTATCATCAGTTAAATAGGATTAAGTTCTATTGTTTTGTCGGTGAATTATTTTGTAGTTGCATAATTATATTTTCACCACTGAGTAGAAATCTCAATTTCATTGTTTCTAAAGTCCTATATATATTTGGATGCAATTCAGGACTCTATTGTTTTCCATTGATCTCTGCTGTCATGTGCCatttaatacaaaaaataattgcatttcttCTATAATACATTGTGATATGCAATAAGCCTAGGACTCCCTCATTAATCTCCTTTTTCAGAATTATGTCCATTCCTGCATACTTATGTTATGGAATTAAACTTATGATAAGCTAGAAAGGTCACAAAAAAGTTGTTATTTTCAATGTGTTTTGATTTAGGAAGATTAATTTAGCAAGATTGTATATCTTTAGAATTTTGAGGGTTCTTATCCATGAGGAGGGTAAATGTTTACATTTAGTTACGTCTTTTTTATGCTCCCTAgtagtactttattttttctttctgttacttatTCTTTATAGGTGGCTACTCTTCTTCTTCCCTGACCCATAAAATGCTAGGTAACACTTTTGCTGTAAGAAAAACCGCCACTTTCAGGAAGTGTATGACTTAAGTATTTGCTGAGCATCTTTTGATGCTGCTGAGGTCATTCTGCTGATGGGGATGGCCTCTGACAGCTTAGGGACATTCTGTAACACAGACCATCATGAGCAGATTGTATAGCTGTGGCCATCTCACTGGAGTGTCCTAGGATGGAGGctctattcattcaataattcGGATTCTTTTCAGAGTCTGACTGCCTTTTTGCAGTCCCAACGTCATTGATCATGAGTGACAGGAACACTGCTGAAATTCATCTTCTTGGAAACTCATACCTTTGGTCTCTTCACTGCTGCCCAAAGAGGGTTCATCTGCTCATTAAACTTTCTCCTCCTACTGGTCTCCAATATGGTCATCATATACCCTTTGAATTGTCACAGTTTGGATGGTAGGTGCAAAGCCCTCTCCACCAGTGTCTCTCACACCACTGTGGTTATTTTACACTTTGTGTCCTGCATGTTTGTGTATCTTCCTCCAGTGACCACACTTTCCATCAAGTTATGGCTGTGTTTTGTACTATGATAACTCCCATGTTAAATCCTTTAATCTACACCTCAGGAGTGCAGAAGTAGAAAATTCTGTGAAGAATCTCAGAGTCACAAGGTGACTTTAACAGAGAAATATACATGACAACATAAAATAACTTTATCCCTTAAATgatgaagagttaaaaaaaaacctaatttcTACCATTCTGGGCCAAATTAACACTATTTGTCAaaattatgttgatttttgtGGATAGGCACTCTGAGGACAGGCCTTGACAGGaaatcattaatataaaaatatcccGTTAACATTTTTGTGTTATCCAATTGTTTGTCAAACTTTGCGTTGCTGTCAGAATCACTTTGATATCTTGTGAAAATATGGATTCCCAGGACAAAGctctagagattctgatttagtgaAGCTGCTGATTGATAGATTTAGctttttaaacaattatcttGATGTTTTTGAAGTAGGTGATCCTTGCAGGCAGTTTGACCAAGAGTCCTATAGATTACATTCACATCCTGAGCCTATCAATAGAGTTATTTTATTAAGGCATTTTCTAGGATTCTTCACAGCAGAAGCTGGGAGGATGATGAAATTCTCAAAACATCTTAATTCTTACAATGCAACCTTGTTACCTAGGcaatggcaaaagaaaaataaagcattcttggaaaaaaggaattttgggtattctccaatttctctttctgtacgTTGTAATCTTCTGGCACATTTTATctgattctgtttttatttttcttcttccaaaaggaAAGATCTACCATCTATTTTTGCTATATTATTTGCACTAACACTCATGGTTATTGTAATTGTATTGTAAACTAGTCATTCATATTGAGAGctttgttttatgaaaatttttatgtatcatatgttttatgtacatttttgaGGAACAAGTGAAAAGATTTAATACATTATAATGCTTGAGAGCACAGCATTTGAGTTAGACAGTCCTGAGTTCAAACCTTAACTTTGCCTTTTATAGTGTGAACTTTGGCAAAACATTACCTCTTTAAGCTACAGTTATCGGGGAATGATGGAGATATTTTCAAGGTCAAATATGCAATCTGTATAAGGTCTTAGACAATGAAATGCTTGGAAATGTTAGTTATTATGAACACTTTTTAttactggaaattttaaaattgtagtaGAACTACTTACATGGCCTAGAATATtaagctaaatttttttttaactttagaaagTATTATGCATGATTTCTCTGTGCCTGCTGAGAACATGAGAGCTGACTGACCTTGTGGGAATTTCTGTGCCTGGAATGGTCTCCAATCTCCTTGGcatttctgaatttctctctcttgttctctgaTCTATATTGACCCCGTACCTCTAAGGACTTGATGATGTTCCAATTGTGGGTCTGATTTCCTTGACAAGACTTGTGTGAgggtaaaattttattatgaaagtgaGACCAACATAGCAAGTAGAATATGTAAAGACTTAAAATACAGGGAgatattttttcagaagtggtaTAGGGTGTATGTTTTGTTCAATATCACGTCCAGTTTAGAAGAAAGCTTGGCCTCAAATAAACGCTTAATCAATAATTATGGAATGAATGACTATTGTCTCTTTCTAaccttcttaaaaatatttgcttttgtaaAAAAGGACATTTGTTAACTAGAATGCTTCTGAGATTGATGACATTcctttcttggtgataaattgaAATGGGGAATTTTAGGTCTGTTTGGCATATGTCAAGTTACTTATCTGAAGACAGAGAATAATGTCTATCTAGTTTAAGTAGAAGAGACTTAGGATATGCAATAAAATAGCTTAAAGACTCTTTGGCAGGACTTGGGTCACAGATTCTAGGTTCAGCTACAATTAATACATTTCAGAAGCACACCTGGACAATACAGGGATTCTAAAGGAAGTATTGTCCTGCTGACACCAAGATCATGCTGCTGCTGGCTAAATTGCAAAGGTGACACCACTTCCCTGACCTCAGAACCCTTCTGGCTCTCAGAACTACTTAATCTCAGATAACTTATTTCCAATTGAAGTTTGCACAGATGCTCCTGGTTGGCAGAACTCAAGTCACATATCTGCACCCGAGCAGCAGGAGCACAGGGAAATGTAGTTCTTTGGATTTTATGTTGGCAAAGTGGGTTCATACTTTGGGAACTAACAACAGGTGCAGGACATTTTTAAGGGATTTAGGGGGCAGCCATACACTCCAGGTGTTCACTACCATTGGGGATATGATCTCATAAAACGAATTTCATTTATCCCATAGATAATTGTTTATTCCTAGAAAAATTAAGCGTGCCCCTGTTTCTACCTTACACGTATGAAGACTAGCAGAACTAAAGGACTGAGGAAGCTGGAGAGCAGGAAATTTATTGACACCATAGAGAGGTATTCATACACTCACTTATTTTTACTGAATACCTGCTGTGTAGTAATTGTGGTTAGTCCTgaagtagaaatagaaaggaCTTAGAACAGTCTTTAACCTGCTGGAACTAGTGTAGTCTAGCCTATGATTTGGTAGCACTTCTCAAGTAGCTCTTCTACCTTAATTGTGAGATGTTCATTAGATGGAAGCTTTCCTTAGTTAAAAACAAATTGTTGTCTTACTTTACTGAGtctcaccttaaaaaaaaaatgacagtaccCTACTGTGTTTCAGGCATTTTGTTAAGCATTTTCCATGCATTATGTTTTTCAATCATTATAGCTTCTAGAGTGggtattattcatttctttttactgaaaatcaaacaaacaaaccttgATGCTTAGCGGTGTTTAAAATAACTTCTTCAATGTTAGACAATTGTAAGAAGCTTAACCCTGGTCACCTTTCTCCAACATATTTGGAATCCTGTTTGAAATGCACAGCTATGGTCAAATAGGTCAGATCCGAGTTTGTCTTTAAAGTTTCAAGCCAGCTCATTCCATCTTGCCTCATATTTCTTTCTGCCTGACCCTGGGCTCCAAATACAGGCTTCTGGGTCATCTAGCTTATGCATATGCAGTTGTGTACTTCCTTTCCTGCTCACTTG contains these protein-coding regions:
- the LOC124232704 gene encoding olfactory receptor 4A47 — its product is MEPENNVTYFVLLGLTQNPKEQKVLFVMFLLFYILTMVGNMLIVVTVTFSRTLGSPMYFFLASLSFMDSIYSSVISPKLISDLFFGENTLSFRFCMAQLFTEHFFGGSEVFLLLVMAYDRYVAICKPSHYLVIMRQWVCVVLLVVSWVGGFLHSVIQLSTIYGLPFCGPNVIDHFLCDMYPLLKLVCTDTRVVGLLVVANGGLICTIVFLLLLISYGVVLRSLKNLSQEGRRKALQTCGSHITVVVFFFVPCIFMYARPAETFPIDKSLSVFYTVITPMLNPLIYTLRNSEMNNAMKKVWRRNFLAHSK